One window of the Pedobacter ginsengisoli genome contains the following:
- a CDS encoding CBU_0592 family membrane protein: MIISGIGWFGVVLCTLGYLLLSTKVITSDSRIFQLLNIVGGSCLVTIAFENSDWPNVMANLLWVFIGVYAFGRQLRTQSAVRKD, from the coding sequence ATGATAATATCAGGTATTGGCTGGTTTGGTGTGGTTTTATGTACACTAGGTTACTTATTATTAAGCACAAAAGTCATAACCTCCGACTCTCGGATTTTCCAGTTACTCAATATTGTGGGCGGCTCTTGTTTAGTAACGATAGCATTCGAAAACAGCGATTGGCCTAATGTTATGGCCAATTTACTTTGGGTATTCATTGGGGTTTATGCTTTTGGCCGGCAGTTAAGAACCCAGAGTGCTGTTAGAAAGGATTAA
- a CDS encoding TetR family transcriptional regulator — protein MGRKSLKETRQLEIIKIFYKVAKKEGYENTSIAKIAKVMDINPSLIIHYFETKEDLTYALIDYILERYLLIYTIKNKDAVTLSDLQKTIEMLFSKKWNLLFDDGLFYTFYALAFREKKIKEKYKTILDSLRLALASMIDRCNEKQLIRVEDAKTAADLIFVLVDGAYFYLSLESDKKAYAERLDYYKSKAYQILGIEKLILSNSTLGS, from the coding sequence ATGGGAAGAAAGAGTCTTAAAGAGACAAGACAACTAGAAATTATTAAGATATTTTATAAGGTTGCTAAAAAAGAGGGGTATGAGAATACCTCGATAGCAAAAATTGCCAAAGTAATGGATATTAATCCAAGCCTTATTATCCATTACTTCGAAACAAAAGAAGACCTAACCTACGCCCTTATTGATTATATACTTGAAAGGTATCTGTTAATATATACTATTAAGAACAAGGATGCTGTTACACTTTCTGATTTGCAGAAAACAATTGAAATGCTTTTCTCTAAAAAATGGAATTTGCTCTTTGACGACGGGTTGTTTTATACTTTTTATGCTCTGGCATTCAGAGAAAAAAAGATTAAAGAGAAATATAAGACTATATTAGATTCTCTTAGGCTGGCCCTAGCTTCAATGATAGACCGTTGCAATGAAAAACAACTGATCAGAGTAGAAGATGCCAAAACGGCTGCCGATCTTATTTTTGTACTGGTTGATGGTGCCTATTTTTATCTTTCTTTAGAAAGTGATAAAAAGGCATATGCAGAAAGACTGGATTATTATAAAAGTAAAGCATATCAGATTTTAGGAATAGAGAAGTTAATCCTTTCTAACAGCACTCTGGGTTCTTAA